The genomic segment TACGAATGGCGACATTGCCATTGCCATTCGCCTGCACAATGTCGCGCCCGTCAAAGGTCTCAATATGCCCCGGGACGGCTGCATTCAGCAAGTTTCCATTGATCGTGGGTTGCTTTTGGAAATGGAGCAGCCATTTGGCATCGCGTTGCGCGGTCCCCACGTTGCGCAGGTGCACATGGTCGAGCACGAGCACATGATCCGGCTTGTAAAAGAGCACACGCCTGCGAAAACGGTCGAGTTTTGTGCTGTCATAACTCTGTTCCGCATCCGAAATCGTATAACAATAATCATTGCCGCTGCCCCACAATACCCAATTTCCCCGCTGATATTGCGGCTCGAAGATGTTGTTGTAATTCATCAAGGTCGGAGACTCGATTTGCCCGCCGTCGTTGCTTACGTTGACGCCCCAATTGGTGTATTGGTCGGTGGAATCATACACCAAAATGCTGTTGTGGGCGATGGTGCGCTGATAGTAATTGATGTAATGCGCATTCCCGTAAGACGCATAATACCCCGAATTCACGATCTGCGGCGCATTTTTGTAGACGCAAAAGGTATTGTTGTCGCGGTGGTCGTGCGACGACTTTTTGTTGGGGGCATCGTAAGTCCAGACCAAGGCGGCGTCGGATTCCCAACTCGTTCGGCTGACGGACAAGCCCGTTTTGTCGCTCCACCAATCGTGGGCGATGTCAGGCTTGGTGACCACCGGCATCCCGAAATCTTTGTACATCAACTTGTTGTACACGGGATTGGTCCAGCCGAGATTGCCCGGCTGACTCCAATATTGCGCAAGCCAAAGGCTGCGTGGATCGTTGAATTCGCGGGCATGTTGGTAGATGACGCGGTCGGCTTGGATATTGGTGAAGCCGTCGCCCCAATTGATCGTCCAGCCGTCGGGTTGGATGAAATACCAGTATTGATTGATCGAATTCAGCACCCAAGGCAGGTCATGGAAAAAATCGGCCCCCGTGGCAATGCGCATGTTTTCGAAGAATTGAAACTGATCAATCAGGCTCCACATGGAATACGCCGCCGTCCAATTCCATCCGCCATCGTCGTCGCGGTAATGCCCGTAACAGGGGAAAAAGCCATTGGTGAATTTGTCGAGCGTGATGCGGTACCACCGTTCGACGGTGTCGACCTCGGCATTGCTGAGTCCGTCAGCGCTGTCGAGCACGAGGGCAAATTGGTTGGCAAAGATGGTATTCCAGGCGTTGTGGCTTGAGACGTAGCTGTTGCCAGCATTGGACGTGATGTAGGTATTCATAAAATACCGTTCGGCCTTGTACAGATTGCGGGCGAGGTTTTGCCGCATCGGAATGGGCAGGTCATCGTGGCACCAATCCAGGAAAATGCCTCCGATATCGCTCAATTCGCGGATATTGTCTTCGTTGCCATACCAATCGTAATGCGCAAAATTGAGCGTATCCCAGCGGGTGTTGATTTTTGAAATGACGAATCGGCAGCGCTTGAGCGCCAACGGATCATGGTTGATGCGGTAGAGCGAAGCCACATAAATCGCCTGAAGATGTGACCAATTGCTGGAGAAATCCCAAGTCCAAAGGGTGCTGTCCGTCCCGAGCAGGTAAAGCTGCGGATCGTTGTACCAATTGTTGTTGACCGCATTCACAAAGGTCGTGTAGGTGGTCCCGCATTCCCCGATGGCCCGAATTGGCCTGCAAATAGGCAAAACGGGTGGAGTCGACGTAGATGCGCGGCCGTTGAGAGTGGATGTCGGGATAGACCTGTGCATGCGCGATGCCGGCAAACAGCATCAGCAACAACAAAAGGAGATTTTTCATCGGCGACCGTGGATTTGATCCAAGTGGAATTCACCGAAAGGTAGGGAAATAATCAGTCGGGAATGTGAGCACGCAATAAGTGCATATCTCCTCGACCGTCATGTCGCCCATGGTCATATCGCGGCACCGTCATGTCGACCGGAATCCTCAAGGAGCATAGCGACGCCGAGGATGGAGAGGAGACATCTGTAGGCTTCGCTGACCGGTTTCGCTGACCAGTCTCGCTGACCGAGAAGGTGCTACTTTGCGCCCAGATGTCTCAGCTGCGTTTCGGCTACGCTTCGCTTCGCCTGCACTCCGTTCGACATGACAAGATGGGACTACGCTTCGCCTCCACTCCGTTCGACATGACGAAAGGGGGGCGCGCTGTACCTAAAAAACTGCCACCAAAACAATCCCTCAAAACTCCGGATGCACCGGCTTGTTGGCCAAAATCCCCTCAATGCGTTCCATCACTTCCGGGGTCAAGAGCGCCACGGTGTCGAGGGCTTTGAGGTTGTCTTCCAACTGCGACAACTTGGAGGCACCCATAATTGCGGTACTGACATTCGGATTTTTGATGGTCCAAGCCAATGCGAGACGGGGCATGGTCGTGCCGATTTCTTCTGCCAAGGTCACCAATTTGCCCACTTTGGCAATGTTTTCCTCGACCAAGACGCGGTTTTTGAGCCAATCCATCCCTTCGATGTCGAGACGGGTTTTGTCCACGTTGGCATTGTTGTATTTGCCTGTGAGCAAACCACTTGCCAACGGTGACCATATTGTGGTGCCGAGGCCCATGCCATCATACAATTTTTTGTATTCGACCTCCACGCGGTTGCGGGTAAACATATTGTATTGCGGTTGCTCCATTGTCGGTGGAATCAGATTGTACTGCCGCGCGACACCATAAGCTTCCTGCAATTCCTGTGCACTCCATTCGCTCGTGCCCCAATACAGGATTTTGCCCTGCTGAATCAAATTGTGCATCGTCCAAACGGTCTCTTCGACGGGCGTACTTTTGTCGGGACGGTGGCAAAAATAAAGGTCCAAATAATCGACCTGCAAGCGTTTGAGTGCCGCATGGCAGGCCTCCGTCACGTGTTTGCGGCTCAATCCGAATTGCGTGGGCTTGTCCCCGCCCCAATAGACTTTGCTCGACACGGTATAGGTGTCACGACGCCATCCGGATTTGTGCAGGATTTCGCCCATGACAACCTCGCTTTGCCCTTTGGAATAGATTTCGGCATTGTCAAAGAAGTTCACCCCGCCATCATAAGCCCTGTGCATCAGCGACTCCGCCGTGCCATCTTCGATTTGTTTGCCAAACGTGAGCCATGAACCAAAGGAGAGGACGCTCACTTTGAGGCCCGATTTTCCAAGTCTTCTATATTCCATTCTGTCGAATCGTTTTTGTGGGGCAACCGCGAATTGAGGGTGCGTGTTAGGGAAACTGCCATCGGGCGAATTGGTTTTGCGGAGGCGCGGAAATGTTGTGGCACTTTTGGGTTATCCACGCCACCCTCTTTGAATTTGAAATTTGGCCGAAAGTTATCCACCAATGACTTCTGAAGTACATCAAATGACTTGTTGGGGTCCCTCGAGGGACTTCCGAGGTCAATCGAATGACTTCTGAGGTCCCTTGAGTGACTTGTTAGGGTCCCTCGAGTGACTTCCGAAGTCCCTTGAGGGACTTGTTGGGGTCCCTTGAGTGACTTCCGAAGTCCCTTGAGGGACTTGTTTGGGTCCCTCGAATGACTTCTGAAGTCCCTTGAGTGACTTGTTAGGGTCCCTCGAGTGACCTTTGAAGTCCCTTGAGTGACTTCAGAGGCCATTCGTTCAACTTCAGAAGTCATTCGATCTACTTCCGAAGTCCCTTGAGTGACTTCCGAGGTCCCTCGAATGACTTCCAAGGTCCCTTGAGTGACTTCCGAAGTCCCTTGAATGACTTCCAAGGTCCCTCGAATGACTTCAGAAGTCATTCTGGACGCAATGGAGGCCGATTTTGCTTTTTTGGGGTCCGTAGGCTAAAGACCTACGGTAATTGAGTAGCCTGGGTGGTGAGATCGGGTTGGCGCTGAAATTGAGTCATCGTTGTGCTGTGGATGCCGGCCCTATTGACTCAATTTCAGCGGTTGGTGTGATCGGCGGATAGTTGACTCAATCTTTAGATCAGCGAAGCTAATTTCTGGTGGTTTCAACCTCCGGCGGGGGCGGGGCGCAGGCTTTTGTGGTTGCGGGAAACGGAATCTGTTCTGGTGTTGGGTGGGCGTTTGGTTGTTAGAGACGCGATGAATCGACGTCTCTAACAACCAAACGTGGGACCTGTTGCGGCTTTGGTCGTGCATTTCTTTTTGCCTTGATGGCAGGACCCTGCGATCCAATCGGCCATTG from the Bacteroidota bacterium genome contains:
- a CDS encoding T9SS type A sorting domain-containing protein, whose translation is MHRSIPTSTLNGRASTSTPPVLPICRPIRAIGECGTTYTTFVNAVNNNWYNDPQLYLLGTDSTLWTWDFSSNWSHLQAIYVASLYRINHDPLALKRCRFVISKINTRWDTLNFAHYDWYGNEDNIRELSDIGGIFLDWCHDDLPIPMRQNLARNLYKAERYFMNTYITSNAGNSYVSSHNAWNTIFANQFALVLDSADGLSNAEVDTVERWYRITLDKFTNGFFPCYGHYRDDDGGWNWTAAYSMWSLIDQFQFFENMRIATGADFFHDLPWVLNSINQYWYFIQPDGWTINWGDGFTNIQADRVIYQHAREFNDPRSLWLAQYWSQPGNLGWTNPVYNKLMYKDFGMPVVTKPDIAHDWWSDKTGLSVSRTSWESDAALVWTYDAPNKKSSHDHRDNNTFCVYKNAPQIVNSGYYASYGNAHYINYYQRTIAHNSILVYDSTDQYTNWGVNVSNDGGQIESPTLMNYNNIFEPQYQRGNWVLWGSGNDYCYTISDAEQSYDSTKLDRFRRRVLFYKPDHVLVLDHVHLRNVGTAQRDAKWLLHFQKQPTINGNLLNAAVPGHIETFDGRDIVQANGNGNVAIRTLLPAASRTTRIGGTGYEFWVDGTNYPVGVNMDTVHTTPGRWRIEVAPTTVTDSLVFFHTIKIGDNNQPAVAGGFGQQNAFSIGTDWDNTLFFFNAVGDTGVGYHVLHTIPGGRSVGIFAADLEPNAMFQILVDQAVISTANTDTNGVLETSIPLAPGTHTVEINYIGVNVAQGHHLSDAISLFPNPAAAQVQVVLHPDFGSNATLECFDLQGRMLFSRPIVGQLTLDVSGLKPGIYMMVAKSEGRSTAKRLVIGR
- a CDS encoding aldo/keto reductase, translated to MEYRRLGKSGLKVSVLSFGSWLTFGKQIEDGTAESLMHRAYDGGVNFFDNAEIYSKGQSEVVMGEILHKSGWRRDTYTVSSKVYWGGDKPTQFGLSRKHVTEACHAALKRLQVDYLDLYFCHRPDKSTPVEETVWTMHNLIQQGKILYWGTSEWSAQELQEAYGVARQYNLIPPTMEQPQYNMFTRNRVEVEYKKLYDGMGLGTTIWSPLASGLLTGKYNNANVDKTRLDIEGMDWLKNRVLVEENIAKVGKLVTLAEEIGTTMPRLALAWTIKNPNVSTAIMGASKLSQLEDNLKALDTVALLTPEVMERIEGILANKPVHPEF